In Cystobacter fuscus DSM 2262, one DNA window encodes the following:
- a CDS encoding glycosyl hydrolase family 18 protein translates to MPSVETFRLIDPKKSNFLSIPPKTGRQEIPKKAEESSLSYIPYPLRRLTVGAVLSTVVACSGAPDALSEQPLDTQEQAALTTRVVGYFPTWNGNVNDIQYGNLTHINYSFLLPTAQGGLTGLSSGDTRLKSLVQTAHSRGVKVLIAVGGWNDGNDSGFEQLAANASTRTAFVNNLVNFVNQAGLDGVDIDWEYPDPGNSATNYGLLMRELSSAMHSRGKLLTAAVVANGYTGGGIPTATFADVDFLNIMAYDGGYPHSTYNYAVQSLDYWLNRGLPKDKAVLGVPFYGRSQTAYVGYAALVAQDSQAPYKDNVGAVYYNGIATIQSKSKLALQRGGGVMIWDISDDAKGSASLLTAIAQAVGGTTPPPTTGNLLDNPSFESGLTGWNSEWHSSALAHKVDTDFPYAGASKLTHYASTAYQQVSGQSKAVANGTYRASVWARSSGGQKALRLYAKNYGGAELTAEIGSGAVSGYTQYTISNIPVTNGSIEVGVYSDANAGNWSAFDQFELVKQ, encoded by the coding sequence ATGCCGTCAGTCGAAACGTTTCGATTGATTGACCCGAAAAAAAGCAACTTTCTCTCCATTCCCCCGAAAACAGGGAGGCAGGAAATCCCGAAGAAAGCAGAGGAGTCCTCCTTGTCCTACATCCCTTACCCCTTGCGTAGATTGACCGTGGGTGCCGTCCTCTCCACCGTGGTTGCGTGCTCCGGGGCGCCGGACGCACTCTCCGAGCAGCCCCTGGACACCCAGGAGCAGGCCGCGCTCACCACCCGGGTCGTCGGCTACTTCCCCACCTGGAATGGCAACGTCAATGACATCCAGTACGGCAATCTCACGCACATCAACTACTCCTTCCTGCTTCCCACCGCGCAGGGCGGGCTCACGGGGTTGAGCAGCGGGGACACCCGGCTCAAGTCCCTGGTCCAGACGGCGCACTCGCGGGGCGTCAAGGTGCTCATCGCGGTGGGCGGCTGGAATGACGGAAACGATTCTGGCTTCGAGCAGCTGGCCGCCAATGCCTCGACCCGGACGGCCTTCGTCAACAACCTGGTCAACTTCGTGAACCAGGCCGGGCTGGATGGCGTTGATATCGATTGGGAGTACCCGGATCCGGGCAACTCGGCCACGAACTACGGCCTGCTGATGCGGGAGTTGTCCAGCGCGATGCACAGCCGCGGCAAGCTGCTCACCGCGGCGGTCGTGGCCAACGGGTACACGGGTGGGGGCATCCCCACGGCGACCTTCGCCGACGTGGACTTCCTCAACATCATGGCCTACGACGGCGGCTACCCGCACTCCACGTATAACTATGCCGTCCAGTCCCTGGATTACTGGCTCAACCGCGGCCTGCCCAAGGACAAGGCGGTGCTCGGCGTGCCGTTCTACGGCCGCTCGCAGACCGCGTACGTGGGCTATGCCGCGCTGGTGGCCCAGGACTCCCAGGCGCCCTACAAGGACAACGTGGGCGCCGTCTATTACAACGGCATCGCCACCATCCAGTCGAAGTCCAAGCTGGCGCTCCAGCGGGGCGGCGGCGTGATGATCTGGGACATCTCCGATGACGCCAAGGGCAGCGCCTCGCTGCTGACCGCCATTGCCCAGGCGGTGGGGGGCACCACGCCCCCGCCGACCACGGGCAACCTGCTGGACAACCCCAGCTTCGAGTCGGGCCTGACGGGCTGGAACTCCGAGTGGCACAGCTCGGCGCTGGCGCACAAGGTGGACACCGACTTCCCCTACGCGGGCGCCTCCAAGCTCACGCACTACGCGTCGACGGCCTATCAGCAGGTGTCGGGCCAGTCGAAGGCCGTGGCCAATGGCACCTACCGCGCCAGCGTGTGGGCCCGCTCCAGCGGTGGCCAGAAGGCGCTGCGCCTGTATGCGAAGAACTACGGCGGGGCCGAGCTGACGGCGGAGATCGGCTCCGGCGCCGTCTCGGGCTATACGCAGTACACCATCAGCAACATTCCCGTCACCAACGGCAGCATCGAGGTGGGTGTCTACAGCGACGCGAATGCGGGGAACTGGTCGGCCTTCGACCAGTTCGAGCTCGTCAAGCAGTGA
- a CDS encoding glycoside hydrolase family 30 protein, translating to MTTSALAFGALAMGTAASAAPSAQVIWSSEKNPGDGAWFNGPLSIPYALSPQANIALTSPTTTSATTLAVDPSVQYQTMLGIGTSLEESTVFNLSRMSLAKRTEVLKKLLDPATGAGMNLLRITFGTSDFTGRQFYTYDDRPAGQTDPSLTYFSIQKDIDYNIVSTIKQALAVNPNLKIFASPWSPPAWMKDNGSLIGGKLLSQYIPTLATYYRRAIQAYQAQGIPIYALTVQNEPLYQAPDYPSASVDSTQARQLIVALKNELNANGLSTRIWAFDHNFDSALAYVTPTLNDAAGNAATDGVAFHDYAGDPSSMTQVRNAWPNKNIMMTERSVWGTSGADRMAQYFRNWAAGYNGWVTMLDSNIQPEKWTGTPGPTMLIQSASSYDNYWALPEVYLIGQYSKYVKAGAKRISSSYGSASTVTNVSFLNPDNTIVSVVINQTASSQRFKLASEGWELLATLPAKTVGTYVWARENAPTATNLLANPGFEADGTLSSWNSEWHSAELAHKVDTDYPYTGNYKLTHYSAAAYQQISGQTKAVANGTYRASVWARSSGGQRALRLYAKGYGGAELTAEIGSGAVAGYTQYIINGIPVTNGNIEVGVYSDANAQNWAAFDQFELVKQ from the coding sequence TTGACGACGTCCGCCCTGGCCTTCGGGGCGCTCGCGATGGGAACGGCCGCCTCGGCCGCGCCCTCCGCGCAGGTCATCTGGAGTTCGGAGAAGAACCCGGGCGATGGCGCCTGGTTCAACGGTCCCCTGTCCATTCCCTACGCGCTGAGCCCGCAGGCGAACATCGCCCTGACGAGCCCGACCACCACCTCGGCCACCACGCTGGCGGTGGATCCCTCGGTGCAGTACCAGACGATGCTGGGCATCGGCACGTCGCTGGAGGAGTCGACGGTCTTCAACCTCTCGCGCATGTCGCTGGCGAAGCGCACGGAGGTCCTGAAGAAGCTGCTCGATCCGGCCACCGGCGCGGGCATGAACCTGCTGCGCATCACCTTCGGCACGTCTGACTTCACCGGCCGCCAGTTCTACACCTACGACGACCGGCCCGCCGGGCAGACCGACCCGAGCCTGACGTACTTCTCCATCCAGAAGGACATCGACTACAACATCGTCTCCACCATCAAGCAGGCGCTGGCGGTCAACCCGAACCTGAAGATCTTCGCGAGCCCGTGGAGCCCGCCCGCCTGGATGAAGGACAACGGCAGCCTCATCGGCGGCAAGCTGCTGTCCCAGTACATCCCGACCCTGGCGACGTACTACCGCAGGGCCATCCAGGCCTACCAGGCGCAGGGCATCCCCATCTACGCGCTGACCGTGCAGAACGAGCCCCTGTACCAGGCGCCGGACTATCCCAGCGCCTCGGTGGATTCGACCCAGGCGCGCCAGCTCATCGTCGCCCTGAAGAACGAGCTGAACGCGAACGGCTTGAGCACCCGCATCTGGGCGTTCGACCACAACTTCGATTCGGCGCTGGCCTATGTGACGCCCACCCTGAACGATGCCGCCGGCAACGCGGCGACGGACGGCGTGGCGTTCCACGACTACGCGGGCGACCCGAGCAGCATGACCCAGGTGCGCAACGCCTGGCCCAACAAGAACATCATGATGACCGAGCGCTCGGTCTGGGGCACGAGCGGCGCGGACCGGATGGCGCAGTACTTCCGCAACTGGGCCGCGGGCTACAACGGCTGGGTGACGATGCTGGACAGCAACATCCAGCCGGAGAAGTGGACCGGGACGCCCGGCCCCACCATGCTCATCCAGAGCGCGTCCTCCTACGACAACTACTGGGCCCTTCCCGAGGTCTACCTGATCGGCCAGTACTCCAAGTACGTGAAGGCGGGCGCCAAACGCATCTCCAGCAGCTACGGCTCGGCCAGCACGGTGACGAACGTGTCCTTCCTCAACCCGGACAACACCATCGTCTCCGTGGTCATCAACCAGACGGCCTCCAGCCAGCGCTTCAAGCTCGCGTCCGAGGGCTGGGAGCTGCTCGCCACGTTGCCGGCGAAGACCGTGGGCACCTACGTGTGGGCGCGTGAGAACGCCCCCACGGCGACGAACCTGCTCGCCAACCCCGGCTTCGAGGCGGATGGCACCCTGTCGAGCTGGAACTCCGAGTGGCACAGCGCCGAGCTGGCGCACAAGGTGGACACGGACTACCCGTACACGGGCAACTACAAGCTCACGCACTACTCGGCGGCCGCCTACCAGCAGATCTCCGGCCAGACGAAGGCCGTGGCCAACGGCACCTACCGGGCCAGCGTGTGGGCCCGCTCCAGCGGCGGCCAGCGCGCGCTGCGCCTGTACGCCAAGGGCTACGGTGGGGCCGAGCTGACGGCGGAGATCGGCTCCGGCGCCGTCGCGGGCTATACGCAGTACATCATCAACGGCATCCCGGTCACCAACGGCAACATCGAGGTGGGCGTCTACAGCGACGCCAACGCGCAGAACTGGGCGGCCTTCGACCAGTTCGAGCTCGTCAAGCAGTAG